In Lautropia mirabilis, one DNA window encodes the following:
- a CDS encoding cyclic nucleotide-binding domain-containing protein gives MDQIQDVVTLEPAGEGVRPEQGAGDHVPARCPVAEGLAERRLQSLGSGARFAEELHGLLMRTPLFAGLGHTESRLLGAVMHVYAAQAGQTLITEGDTGDYMMLVMEGQVDVVRRDEHNYPVRIAVARPGQTLGEMSMVDGQRRFASCMAQTECRVAVLTRAALLALLTREPVLGNKVLLKLVSLLSDRLRETSAHLVNCLGRAA, from the coding sequence ATGGACCAGATTCAGGATGTCGTGACGTTGGAACCGGCGGGCGAGGGTGTTCGGCCGGAACAGGGGGCCGGTGACCATGTGCCGGCACGCTGCCCGGTGGCCGAGGGACTGGCGGAACGTCGCCTGCAGTCGCTGGGTTCAGGCGCGCGCTTTGCCGAGGAACTGCATGGGCTTCTGATGCGCACGCCGCTGTTTGCCGGACTGGGCCACACCGAGTCGCGCCTGCTGGGGGCGGTGATGCACGTGTATGCAGCACAGGCTGGGCAGACGCTGATCACCGAGGGTGATACGGGCGACTACATGATGCTGGTGATGGAAGGCCAGGTGGATGTGGTGCGCCGTGACGAGCACAATTATCCCGTGCGCATTGCCGTGGCGCGGCCCGGCCAGACGCTGGGCGAGATGTCGATGGTGGACGGGCAGCGGCGCTTCGCGTCCTGCATGGCGCAGACCGAATGCCGGGTGGCGGTGCTGACCCGCGCGGCGCTGCTGGCGCTGCTGACGCGCGAGCCGGTGCTGGGCAACAAGGTGCTGCTGAAGCTGGTGAGCCTGCTGTCGGACCGGCTGCGCGAGACGAGCGCCCATCTGGTGAACTGCCTGGGACGGGCTGCCTGA
- a CDS encoding sulfite exporter TauE/SafE family protein: MTATTVVMLLLMGCGGGFLAGLLGVGGGMVLVPFLVMIFDHAGHDPAMVVQTALATALATIMFTSLSSMRAHHRKGAVQWHLVWLLAPGILVGGQLGSRIVAWLPGQVLAVAFALFVGWMGSRMLRGARRVEPDVPARLPGRLGLAVVGTGIGVLSAIFGAGGGFVTVPFLNSRGVPLPKAIATSAACGFPIAFSGTLGYMVMGWWQGLPGGALAYLDVRALFTIVPMSMLFAPVGAYMAHRLPVPTLKRAFACLLFGLAGYMLVRATRGA, encoded by the coding sequence ATGACGGCAACTACCGTGGTGATGCTGCTGCTGATGGGATGCGGTGGCGGTTTTCTGGCTGGCCTGCTGGGCGTGGGCGGCGGCATGGTGCTGGTGCCCTTCCTGGTGATGATCTTTGACCATGCGGGGCATGACCCGGCCATGGTGGTGCAGACGGCGCTGGCCACGGCACTGGCCACGATCATGTTCACGTCGCTGTCCAGCATGCGGGCGCATCACCGCAAGGGGGCGGTGCAGTGGCATCTGGTCTGGCTGCTGGCGCCGGGCATCCTGGTGGGGGGGCAGCTGGGCTCGCGCATCGTGGCGTGGCTGCCCGGGCAGGTGCTGGCGGTGGCCTTTGCGCTCTTCGTGGGGTGGATGGGCAGCCGGATGCTGCGCGGCGCGCGGCGCGTCGAGCCGGATGTGCCGGCACGGCTTCCGGGGCGCCTGGGGCTGGCAGTCGTGGGCACCGGCATCGGGGTCCTGTCGGCGATCTTCGGTGCCGGAGGCGGCTTCGTGACAGTGCCTTTCCTGAACAGCCGTGGCGTGCCGCTGCCCAAGGCCATTGCGACCAGTGCGGCCTGCGGCTTTCCGATCGCGTTCTCGGGTACGCTGGGCTATATGGTGATGGGCTGGTGGCAGGGGCTGCCGGGTGGGGCGCTGGCGTATCTGGACGTGCGGGCGCTGTTCACCATCGTGCCGATGAGCATGCTGTTTGCGCCGGTGGGGGCCTACATGGCGCATCGGCTGCCGGTGCCGACCCTGAAGCGGGCCTTTGCCTGCCTGCTGTTCGGGCTGGCAGGCTACATGCTGGTGAGGGCCACCCGGGGGGCCTGA
- a CDS encoding SIMPL domain-containing protein (The SIMPL domain is named for its presence in mouse protein SIMPL (signalling molecule that associates with mouse pelle-like kinase). Bacterial member BP26, from Brucella, was shown to assemble into a channel-like structure, while YggE from E. coli has been associated with resistance to oxidative stress.): protein MALYNAFPLNMANAASRPANQPRQGSGLRNTTRLLAGLLTAGSASAWAAGPSVDLEASVSQQFPNDQMRVQLVKESRGHTIETLNAQVIEAINQALEKARTAPTVKAYANGINTHQEWNKNGEPDGWEVRGSLVLEGTDTAAVAHLAGQLASTLQLDGVTYQLSTARRHAEENNLIQQAADAFRARAHATATAFGYKSYEIKQFRLDSNHRSDSDSIGAYAVLASRSIESDRQRPSVPGEGGDTTITLTVRGTIELR, encoded by the coding sequence ATGGCCCTGTACAACGCCTTCCCCCTGAACATGGCGAACGCCGCATCCCGTCCTGCCAACCAGCCCCGCCAGGGCTCAGGCCTGCGAAACACCACCCGCCTGCTGGCCGGCCTGCTCACGGCCGGCAGCGCCAGCGCCTGGGCGGCCGGCCCCAGTGTCGACCTGGAAGCCAGCGTCAGCCAGCAGTTCCCCAACGACCAGATGCGCGTGCAGCTCGTCAAGGAAAGCCGGGGCCACACCATCGAGACACTCAACGCCCAGGTCATCGAGGCCATCAACCAGGCCCTGGAAAAGGCGCGGACAGCACCGACCGTCAAGGCCTACGCCAACGGCATCAACACCCACCAGGAATGGAACAAGAACGGCGAGCCTGACGGCTGGGAAGTCAGGGGCAGTCTGGTGCTGGAGGGCACCGACACCGCAGCCGTCGCCCACCTGGCCGGGCAGCTGGCCAGCACACTGCAGCTGGATGGCGTGACCTACCAGCTCAGCACCGCGCGCCGCCACGCCGAAGAAAACAACCTGATCCAGCAGGCCGCAGATGCCTTCCGGGCGCGTGCCCATGCCACGGCAACCGCCTTCGGCTACAAGAGCTATGAAATCAAGCAGTTCCGCCTGGACAGCAACCACCGCTCCGACAGTGACTCGATCGGCGCCTACGCCGTGCTGGCCTCACGCTCCATCGAATCCGACAGACAACGACCCAGCGTGCCCGGTGAAGGCGGCGACACCACCATCACCCTCACCGTCCGCGGCACCATCGAGCTGCGCTGA
- a CDS encoding lipoyl protein ligase domain-containing protein, translated as MNITSPTHEGHGEGLSLTGEATGASDLDAAREQRWNERQLAEPVLQPRMKVWTYREGAIVLGRSQHALADRPAAAGVGGAPAGDAAGMSPDGLADSGAVRLPLVKRGAGGGAVLVGPWLLSASLLLPLDDPRMAMTSVADSYRWLGEAMMETLAELGVTARAVPPAERIPAPERLAWACFAGVAPWEVVVDDPATGVARKLVGFAQRRSRHGVLLALGVLVQPAPWRLLAQTLGHPVALADELAATTVDLASVSPRPVSNDDFLAVLWPRLQPMSLMTD; from the coding sequence ATGAACATAACATCCCCGACGCATGAAGGACATGGTGAGGGTCTCTCCCTGACAGGGGAAGCGACAGGTGCGTCGGACCTGGACGCGGCCCGGGAGCAGCGCTGGAACGAGCGCCAGCTGGCAGAACCGGTGCTGCAGCCGCGGATGAAGGTCTGGACCTACCGCGAAGGGGCCATCGTGCTGGGGCGCTCGCAGCATGCGTTGGCTGACAGGCCGGCAGCTGCCGGCGTGGGCGGCGCGCCGGCGGGCGATGCTGCGGGTATGTCCCCGGATGGATTGGCGGATTCTGGCGCCGTGCGCCTGCCGCTGGTCAAGCGCGGTGCCGGTGGTGGTGCGGTGCTGGTGGGCCCATGGTTGCTGAGTGCCTCGCTGCTGCTGCCGCTGGACGATCCGCGCATGGCGATGACCTCCGTGGCCGACAGCTATCGCTGGCTGGGCGAGGCCATGATGGAGACGTTGGCCGAGCTGGGCGTGACGGCGCGTGCCGTGCCGCCGGCCGAGCGCATTCCGGCGCCGGAACGGTTGGCGTGGGCATGCTTTGCCGGTGTGGCGCCCTGGGAGGTGGTGGTGGATGACCCGGCCACGGGCGTGGCGCGCAAGCTGGTGGGCTTTGCCCAGCGGCGCAGCCGCCATGGCGTGCTGCTGGCGTTGGGCGTGCTGGTGCAGCCGGCCCCCTGGCGCCTGCTGGCGCAGACACTGGGTCACCCGGTGGCGCTGGCCGACGAGCTGGCGGCCACCACGGTGGATCTGGCCTCGGTCAGCCCGCGGCCGGTGTCCAATGACGACTTCCTGGCGGTGCTGTGGCCCCGCCTGCAGCCGATGTCCCTGATGACCGACTGA
- a CDS encoding sensor histidine kinase, producing MRLLPGSLYGRMVLVLAASLLLSQGASLLVNFFDRGSSIYRLNAEQMVNRIARTASLINRLPQNARQAVVAELGAKSDFRVQLVNQPIEIESGFAELNQYEKNFAASIRDAMHPPLLTTVEITRAARAESPDEVEPPNATAFETWLARRFYFMLPATFSVVAQVELEDGTSAAFFVRMPQEPLSQLEALVPRLLMWAAIILLMSLLIGRVITRSLRQLDRAVQNIGKNPVGASDKPVVIPDEGPIELRRLIARFNETQERIRRYIIERSSLLAAISHDLRTPITRMRLRAELLPEAQRAKFIHDLKEMEDLVGSSLDLFADLGKSRKRYPVDINALLDGITTDWTDTGHQVLLTGRAHSAYPTEPSMLKRAINNLVSNGIRYGKQVEISIIDSPRQLRIFIRDHGPGIPEADRERVFEPFVRLEPSRNRDSGGSGIGMAISRNIARWHQGDIYLDNAIDGGLIAELRLPRRPDTSS from the coding sequence ATGAGGCTGCTGCCCGGCTCCCTCTACGGCCGCATGGTGCTGGTGCTGGCCGCCTCGCTGCTGCTGTCGCAGGGCGCCAGCCTGCTCGTCAACTTCTTCGACCGGGGCAGCTCCATCTACCGGCTCAACGCCGAACAGATGGTCAACCGCATCGCCCGCACCGCCAGCCTCATCAACCGGCTGCCACAGAACGCCCGTCAGGCCGTGGTGGCCGAACTGGGCGCCAAGAGCGACTTCCGCGTCCAGCTCGTCAACCAGCCCATCGAGATCGAGAGCGGCTTTGCCGAGCTGAACCAGTACGAGAAGAACTTCGCCGCCTCCATCCGCGATGCCATGCACCCACCGCTGCTCACCACGGTGGAGATCACCCGCGCTGCCCGGGCCGAAAGCCCTGACGAAGTGGAGCCCCCCAACGCCACCGCCTTCGAGACCTGGCTGGCCCGGCGCTTCTACTTCATGCTGCCGGCCACCTTCTCGGTCGTCGCCCAGGTCGAGCTGGAAGACGGCACCTCGGCCGCCTTCTTCGTGCGCATGCCGCAAGAGCCCCTCAGCCAGCTGGAAGCCCTCGTGCCCCGCCTGCTGATGTGGGCCGCCATCATCCTGCTGATGTCGCTGCTCATCGGCCGCGTCATCACCCGGTCGCTGCGCCAGCTCGACCGCGCCGTCCAGAACATCGGCAAGAACCCCGTCGGCGCCAGCGACAAGCCTGTCGTCATCCCCGACGAAGGCCCCATCGAACTGCGCCGCCTCATTGCCCGCTTCAACGAGACCCAGGAACGCATCCGCCGCTACATCATCGAGCGCTCCAGCCTGCTGGCCGCCATCTCGCACGACCTGCGCACCCCCATCACCCGCATGCGGCTGCGCGCCGAACTGCTTCCCGAGGCACAGCGCGCCAAATTCATCCATGACCTGAAGGAAATGGAAGACCTGGTGGGCTCATCGCTGGACCTCTTTGCCGACCTGGGCAAATCGCGCAAGCGCTACCCCGTCGACATCAATGCCCTGCTCGATGGCATCACTACCGACTGGACCGACACCGGCCACCAGGTCCTGCTCACCGGCCGCGCCCACAGCGCCTACCCCACCGAGCCCTCCATGCTGAAGCGCGCCATCAACAACCTGGTCTCCAACGGCATCCGCTACGGCAAGCAGGTCGAGATCAGCATCATCGACAGCCCGCGCCAGCTGCGCATCTTCATCCGCGACCACGGCCCCGGCATCCCCGAGGCGGACCGCGAGCGTGTCTTCGAGCCCTTCGTGCGACTGGAGCCCTCACGCAACCGCGACAGCGGCGGCTCCGGCATCGGCATGGCCATCTCGCGCAACATCGCCCGCTGGCACCAGGGCGACATCTATCTCGACAACGCCATAGACGGCGGCCTCATCGCCGAACTGCGCCTGCCGCGCCGCCCTGACACCAGCAGCTGA
- the cysK gene encoding cysteine synthase A, protein MKANNILATIGNTPHVRINRLFGPGQEVWIKAEQANPGGSVKDRIALAMIEDAEKSGKLKPGGTIVEPTSGNTGVGLAMVAAVKGYKLILVMPESMSLERRRLMLAYGARFELTPRERGMPGAIERARELLTETPDAWMPQQFENPANPAIHSETTAKEILADFPEGLDVLISGVGTGGHLSGVARVLKKAWPNLKVFAVEPAASSVISGGKPGPHPIQGLGAGFIPKNLDTSLLDGVVTVDGEDAKRFARDAASQEGLLVGISSGATLAAIASKLPELPKGARVLGFAYDTGERYLSIDGFLPT, encoded by the coding sequence ATGAAAGCCAACAACATTCTTGCCACCATCGGCAACACCCCGCATGTGCGCATCAACCGGCTGTTCGGTCCCGGCCAGGAGGTCTGGATCAAGGCCGAACAGGCCAACCCGGGGGGCTCGGTGAAGGACCGTATCGCCCTGGCGATGATCGAAGATGCCGAAAAAAGCGGCAAGCTCAAGCCGGGTGGCACCATCGTCGAGCCCACCTCCGGCAACACGGGCGTCGGTCTGGCCATGGTGGCAGCCGTCAAGGGCTACAAGCTCATCCTGGTCATGCCCGAGTCCATGTCGCTGGAGCGCCGGCGGCTGATGCTCGCCTATGGCGCACGCTTCGAGCTGACCCCGCGTGAGCGCGGCATGCCCGGCGCCATCGAACGCGCCCGCGAGCTGCTCACCGAAACGCCCGACGCCTGGATGCCGCAGCAGTTCGAGAACCCGGCCAACCCCGCCATCCACTCCGAGACCACGGCCAAGGAGATTCTGGCCGACTTCCCCGAGGGGCTGGACGTGCTGATCAGCGGCGTGGGCACCGGCGGCCACCTGAGCGGCGTGGCCCGCGTCCTGAAGAAGGCCTGGCCCAACCTGAAGGTATTTGCCGTGGAACCGGCGGCATCTTCCGTCATCTCCGGTGGCAAGCCCGGTCCGCACCCCATCCAGGGCCTGGGCGCCGGCTTCATCCCCAAGAACCTCGACACCAGCCTGCTGGATGGCGTGGTGACCGTCGACGGCGAGGATGCCAAACGCTTTGCACGTGACGCTGCGTCCCAGGAAGGTCTGCTGGTCGGCATCTCGTCGGGCGCCACCCTGGCCGCCATTGCCAGCAAGCTGCCCGAGCTGCCCAAGGGCGCCCGCGTGCTGGGCTTTGCCTACGACACGGGTGAGCGTTACCTGTCCATCGACGGCTTCCTGCCGACCTGA
- a CDS encoding response regulator codes for MENQQPNQEAPDHVLVVDDDAEIRTLLAEYLSQNGIRVTVARDATEMRQVFDEARPDIIILDLMMPGEDGLTVCRELRSRSNVPVIMLTARADEVDRIIGIEMGADDYLGKPFSPRELLARIKGVLRRTRTLPPSLGDAQQVRFAGWTLDSGARHLISPDNVIVPLSGAEYRLLSVLIQHPNRVLDRNQLMDLTLGREATPFDRSIDVQISRLRNRLNDDAREPRIIKTIRNEGYILAAHVERVG; via the coding sequence ATGGAAAACCAACAGCCCAATCAAGAAGCGCCCGATCACGTCCTCGTCGTGGACGACGACGCAGAGATCCGCACGCTGCTGGCCGAATACCTCAGCCAGAACGGCATCCGTGTCACCGTGGCCCGCGACGCCACCGAAATGCGCCAGGTCTTCGACGAGGCCCGGCCCGACATCATCATCCTGGACCTGATGATGCCCGGCGAGGACGGCCTGACCGTCTGCCGGGAACTGCGTTCGCGCTCCAACGTCCCGGTCATCATGCTCACCGCCCGGGCCGACGAAGTCGACCGCATCATCGGCATCGAGATGGGCGCCGACGACTACCTCGGCAAGCCCTTCAGCCCGCGAGAGCTGCTGGCCCGCATCAAGGGCGTGCTGCGCCGCACACGCACCCTGCCTCCCAGCCTGGGCGACGCCCAGCAGGTACGCTTTGCCGGCTGGACGCTCGATTCCGGCGCACGCCACCTCATCTCGCCCGACAACGTCATCGTGCCGCTCTCGGGCGCCGAATACCGGCTGCTGTCGGTGCTCATCCAGCACCCCAACCGCGTGCTGGACCGCAACCAGCTCATGGACCTCACCCTGGGCCGCGAAGCCACTCCCTTCGACCGCAGCATCGACGTGCAGATCAGCCGGCTGCGCAACCGCCTCAACGATGACGCCCGCGAGCCGCGCATCATCAAGACCATCCGCAACGAAGGCTACATCCTGGCCGCCCATGTCGAGCGCGTGGGCTGA
- a CDS encoding 3-deoxy-7-phosphoheptulonate synthase — MLMSTATTTDDLRILALDELVTPAHLIKEFPVSSAVAGTVSKARQTIHRILHGMDDRLLVVIGPCSIHDPAAARDYATRLMEQRKRFGDRLEIVMRVYFEKPRTTVGWKGLINDPRLDGSFDINEGLRLARGLLLDINAMGMPAGTEFLDMITPQYIADLISWGAIGARTTESQVHRELASGLSCPVGFKNGTDGNVRIALDAIKASSQPHHFLSVTKGGNTAIVSTAGNEDCHIILRGGKVPNYDRDSVKAACVEAGHAALACRLMIDCSHGNSQKKPENQVPVAQDIAEQLADGESRIFGVMVESNIAGGREDLVAGRTPTYGRSITDGCLDWDSSVTVLEALAEGVSERRLALRRG, encoded by the coding sequence ATGCTGATGAGTACCGCCACGACAACCGATGATCTGCGCATTCTGGCCCTGGACGAGCTGGTCACGCCGGCGCATCTGATCAAGGAGTTTCCGGTGAGTTCGGCGGTGGCCGGCACGGTGTCGAAGGCGCGCCAGACGATCCATCGCATCCTGCATGGCATGGATGATCGGCTGCTGGTGGTGATCGGGCCCTGTTCGATCCACGATCCGGCTGCTGCGCGTGACTATGCAACGCGGCTGATGGAGCAGCGCAAGCGCTTCGGCGACCGGCTGGAGATCGTGATGCGGGTGTATTTCGAGAAGCCGCGCACGACGGTGGGCTGGAAGGGGCTGATCAATGATCCGCGGCTGGATGGCAGCTTCGACATCAATGAGGGGCTGCGGCTGGCGCGGGGGCTGCTGCTGGACATCAATGCGATGGGCATGCCGGCAGGCACCGAGTTCCTGGACATGATCACGCCGCAGTACATCGCGGACCTGATTTCCTGGGGGGCCATCGGGGCGCGCACGACGGAGTCGCAGGTGCACCGCGAGCTGGCTTCGGGGCTGTCGTGCCCGGTGGGCTTCAAGAACGGGACGGACGGCAACGTGCGCATTGCGCTGGATGCGATCAAGGCGTCGTCGCAGCCGCACCATTTCCTGTCGGTGACGAAGGGCGGCAACACGGCCATCGTGTCCACGGCGGGCAACGAGGACTGCCACATCATCCTGCGCGGCGGCAAGGTGCCCAACTATGACCGTGACAGCGTGAAGGCTGCCTGTGTGGAGGCGGGCCATGCGGCACTGGCCTGCCGGCTGATGATTGACTGCTCGCACGGCAACAGCCAGAAGAAGCCCGAGAATCAGGTGCCGGTGGCGCAGGACATTGCCGAGCAGCTGGCCGATGGCGAGTCGCGCATCTTCGGGGTGATGGTGGAGAGCAACATCGCGGGTGGCCGCGAGGATCTGGTGGCCGGGCGCACGCCGACCTATGGCCGCAGCATCACGGATGGCTGCCTGGACTGGGATAGCAGCGTGACGGTGCTGGAGGCGCTGGCCGAAGGGGTGAGCGAACGGCGGCTGGCGCTGCGGCGGGGCTGA